The Salegentibacter mishustinae genome includes a window with the following:
- the lpdA gene encoding dihydrolipoyl dehydrogenase: MAKKDKKELVIIGAGPGGYAAAFHAADLGIKVTLIDPEVNPGGVCLYRGCIPSKALLHLAKTKEEAMQASKWGMKFEEPKIDIKKVASWKEKVVKKLTEGLGQLSKARNIEYIQGKAKFTGKNELEVTDNKGKTSGLSFEKVIIATGSSAVGLPELEIDHEKIWDATDALELKELPKKMLVVGGGYIGLELGSVYAALGTKVSIAEMTPGFLPGADRDLVKVFEKSEAFKNVFFETKVEKVKITKKGVKVSLKGKKEEQSKKFDCVLVAVGRKPNTQNLGLKALGISANKKGFLEVDDKRRTKLEHIFAIGDITGEPMLAHKASHEGRIAAEVIAGKKGAAYDPKVIPAIVFTNPELVWCGLTEEEVKEKNKNVKVVKFPWSASGRAVAIGENTGLTKLLIDKETEVILGGAVAGKNAGSLIPEIALAIEMGSTASDLSLTIHPHPTLSETIMESAELFYGGATHYKKS; this comes from the coding sequence ATGGCAAAAAAAGATAAAAAAGAACTCGTGATTATTGGCGCCGGTCCTGGAGGATACGCTGCGGCTTTTCACGCAGCAGATCTCGGAATAAAAGTTACGCTTATTGATCCTGAAGTGAATCCCGGTGGAGTTTGTCTTTATCGAGGTTGTATTCCTTCCAAGGCACTTTTACACCTGGCAAAAACCAAAGAAGAGGCTATGCAGGCTTCAAAATGGGGGATGAAATTTGAAGAGCCAAAAATTGACATTAAAAAAGTTGCAAGCTGGAAAGAGAAGGTGGTTAAAAAACTTACAGAAGGCTTAGGACAATTAAGCAAAGCCAGGAATATTGAATACATCCAGGGAAAGGCCAAATTTACCGGCAAGAATGAGCTGGAAGTGACCGATAATAAAGGGAAAACTTCAGGTTTGAGTTTTGAAAAAGTGATTATTGCCACTGGTTCTTCTGCGGTAGGCTTACCAGAACTGGAGATAGACCATGAAAAAATTTGGGATGCTACCGATGCATTGGAACTTAAGGAATTACCCAAAAAAATGTTAGTCGTTGGTGGTGGTTATATAGGCCTTGAACTTGGTAGCGTTTATGCTGCTTTGGGTACAAAGGTTTCTATAGCCGAAATGACACCGGGATTTTTACCCGGGGCAGATCGAGACCTGGTTAAGGTTTTTGAAAAAAGTGAAGCTTTTAAAAATGTCTTTTTTGAAACTAAAGTAGAGAAAGTGAAGATCACCAAAAAAGGAGTGAAGGTTTCTTTGAAAGGAAAGAAAGAAGAGCAGAGCAAAAAATTTGATTGTGTATTGGTAGCTGTTGGTAGAAAGCCAAATACACAAAATCTGGGTTTGAAAGCACTGGGAATTTCGGCCAATAAAAAAGGATTCCTGGAAGTAGATGATAAACGCCGAACAAAATTGGAGCACATTTTTGCAATTGGAGATATTACCGGAGAACCTATGTTGGCGCATAAAGCAAGTCACGAAGGCAGAATTGCTGCAGAAGTGATAGCAGGGAAAAAAGGAGCTGCCTACGATCCTAAGGTAATTCCGGCAATTGTATTTACCAATCCCGAACTCGTCTGGTGTGGTCTCACTGAAGAAGAGGTAAAAGAAAAAAATAAAAATGTGAAAGTTGTAAAATTCCCCTGGTCTGCTTCGGGAAGGGCTGTTGCTATTGGGGAAAATACAGGCTTGACTAAGCTTTTAATAGATAAGGAAACAGAAGTGATTTTAGGTGGCGCCGTAGCCGGGAAAAATGCCGGAAGTTTAATTCCGGAGATCGCTTTGGCAATTGAGATGGGAAGTACAGCCAGTGATTTATCGCTAACTATTCATCCGCATCCTACTCTTTCAGAAACTATAATGGAAAGCGCCGAGTTATTTTACGGAGGTGCTACGCATTATAAAAAGTCGTAA
- a CDS encoding 2-oxo acid dehydrogenase subunit E2, giving the protein MAKEIKVPQISEGVETAVISEILVSKGDKIEEDQSVISVETDKATAEVPATSGGTIKEIKVSEGDEVNVGDVIIILKDDDDDEDSEEKEEKETTDKEKDTSKKKKEESERNEDDSDSEENKKDESKSEEKDDEQEEDDENEDEKDGDEKKKNKDTKSKKDKDTDEASSNEVYASPGVRRLARELGVNLKEINGSGESGRITDKDVKKYKEGGSTKSSSGQAKLPDFSKWGAVETKPLNSIKKTTAKNVLASWQSIPHVFQFGEADISGVETYIEDHNEKVEKAGGKLTLTAILTKIVATALHKFPTFNASIDMDKEEMILKKYVNINIAVATEEGLLVPVIKNADQKSIKDLSVEISEIAEKAREQKLSKEDMEGGNFSISNLGGIGGTNFTPIVYHPQVAILGISRATTKPVYIDGKFEPRSILPLSLSYDHRLIDGADGAGFMNWLVKALEDPYEALLG; this is encoded by the coding sequence ATGGCAAAAGAGATAAAAGTTCCGCAAATATCTGAAGGTGTAGAGACCGCTGTTATTTCAGAAATCCTGGTTTCTAAGGGAGATAAAATTGAAGAAGATCAGTCGGTGATTTCAGTAGAAACAGATAAAGCTACGGCTGAAGTTCCTGCTACTTCAGGAGGTACAATTAAAGAAATAAAGGTTAGCGAAGGTGATGAAGTGAACGTGGGCGATGTTATCATTATCCTGAAAGATGACGATGATGATGAGGATTCAGAAGAAAAAGAGGAAAAGGAAACTACAGATAAAGAAAAGGATACTTCAAAAAAGAAAAAGGAAGAATCTGAAAGAAACGAAGATGATTCCGATTCTGAAGAAAATAAAAAAGACGAATCCAAGTCTGAGGAAAAAGATGACGAGCAGGAAGAAGATGATGAGAATGAGGATGAAAAGGACGGAGATGAGAAGAAAAAAAATAAAGACACTAAGTCTAAAAAAGATAAGGATACCGATGAAGCATCTTCAAACGAAGTCTATGCTTCTCCTGGAGTAAGGCGATTAGCTCGGGAACTTGGCGTGAATTTAAAAGAAATAAATGGTAGCGGCGAAAGTGGAAGAATTACAGATAAAGATGTTAAAAAGTACAAAGAAGGCGGTAGTACAAAGAGCAGTTCCGGCCAAGCTAAATTACCCGATTTTAGTAAGTGGGGAGCGGTAGAAACTAAACCACTAAATAGTATTAAAAAAACCACAGCCAAAAATGTATTGGCTTCCTGGCAATCTATTCCGCATGTGTTTCAGTTTGGAGAAGCTGATATTTCTGGAGTAGAAACCTATATAGAAGATCATAATGAGAAAGTTGAAAAAGCCGGAGGTAAACTCACACTAACAGCCATACTTACCAAGATTGTGGCTACAGCTTTGCATAAGTTTCCAACATTCAATGCGAGTATAGATATGGATAAGGAAGAAATGATCCTTAAAAAATATGTAAATATCAATATTGCAGTGGCTACAGAAGAGGGACTTTTAGTGCCGGTAATTAAAAATGCAGATCAAAAAAGCATCAAGGATCTCTCGGTAGAAATTTCAGAAATAGCAGAAAAAGCTCGGGAACAAAAACTATCTAAAGAAGATATGGAAGGAGGCAATTTTTCTATCTCGAACCTTGGCGGTATTGGAGGTACTAATTTTACACCCATCGTCTACCATCCGCAGGTTGCGATTCTCGGTATTTCCCGGGCAACTACCAAACCGGTTTATATAGATGGTAAGTTTGAACCTCGTAGTATACTTCCGCTTAGTTTATCTTACGATCATCGTCTAATAGATGGTGCAGATGGAGCTGGTTTTATGAATTGGCTGGTAAAAGCACTGGAAGACCCATACGAAGCGCTTTTGGGCTAA
- the aceE gene encoding pyruvate dehydrogenase (acetyl-transferring), homodimeric type, which yields MANSKKDSTQQENQEWIDSLTWIIENKSTKRAEELLKILQEEAKKHDVMLPETLTTPYHNTISHNKEEDYPGDLELEEKILAYIRWNAMAMVVKANKADEGIGGHISTYASIAQLWEVGFHHFFKIENDVQDQIYFQGHASPGIYARAYMEGRLTKKNLENFRHEVQSEKGLTSYPHPHLMPNFWSNPTVSMGLGPIQAIYRARFNKYLHNRGLIDEDNSKVWAFIGDGEMDEVEARGAINIASRDKLDNLIFVVDCNLQRLDGPVRGNAKLIQELEGLFKGAGWNVIKLLWGKQWDKLIEKDKTGKLLKKLGKLTDGQLQKYAYSDGEFLRKDLFESDKDLKKLVENYSDEELGNFKRGGHDSEKIYNAYKVALETKEKPSIILAQTVKGYGQGSAGEASNVSHKTKKFNKEQLGEFRDFFKVPVSDKDLEKIPFIKPKEDSEELKYIEKKRKDLGGFIPQRKDRSSKLKAPDVKIFESFLEGSGEDEVATTMAMVQILSKLMKDKNLGKLIVPIIPDESRTFGMESLFRQAGIYAPHGQKYDPVDEESLLYYKEAKNGAIMEEGITESGCMAEFIAAGTTYLTHGINTIPFYFFYSMFGFQRTGDLMWAAADAGAKGFLMGGISGRTSIPGEGLQHQDGQSHLYALAFPNLKAYDPAFAYELAVIVEEGIKAMYIENKDLFYYITIGNDTYPMPEMPDDVNREAIINGLYKFRKSKTRKKKKKAHLFGSGAIMKEVLEAAEILEDKFDVGADIWSITSYKNLYDNAIDTERSNRLKGQVNKEENYIEQQLQGEQGTFVAASDFVKALPESLASYFPDELISLGADGFGRSDNREALRAFFEIDASHIAYAALYGLAKQNQISMEELKKAAKKLNIDPQKTNPRTA from the coding sequence ATGGCCAATAGTAAGAAAGACAGTACCCAGCAGGAAAATCAGGAATGGATAGATTCGCTAACCTGGATCATTGAAAATAAATCTACAAAAAGAGCAGAGGAACTACTAAAGATCTTACAGGAAGAAGCCAAAAAACATGATGTAATGCTTCCCGAGACGCTAACCACACCCTATCATAATACTATTTCACATAACAAAGAGGAGGATTATCCCGGCGATTTAGAACTGGAAGAAAAGATCCTGGCTTATATTAGGTGGAACGCTATGGCCATGGTGGTAAAAGCCAATAAAGCTGATGAAGGAATTGGTGGGCATATTTCTACATATGCCTCAATTGCCCAACTTTGGGAAGTGGGCTTTCATCATTTTTTTAAGATTGAAAATGATGTACAGGACCAGATCTATTTCCAGGGTCACGCTTCTCCCGGGATTTATGCAAGAGCTTATATGGAGGGGCGCTTAACAAAAAAGAATCTGGAAAATTTTCGCCACGAAGTACAATCTGAAAAAGGCCTTACTTCTTATCCGCACCCACATTTAATGCCCAATTTTTGGAGCAATCCAACGGTTTCAATGGGCCTGGGTCCCATCCAGGCTATTTATCGTGCTAGATTTAATAAATACCTCCACAATCGCGGACTTATTGACGAAGACAATAGTAAAGTTTGGGCATTTATTGGCGATGGTGAGATGGACGAGGTAGAAGCCCGGGGAGCTATTAATATCGCATCCAGAGATAAGCTGGATAATCTCATTTTTGTGGTAGATTGTAATTTACAACGCTTAGATGGCCCTGTGCGTGGTAATGCCAAGCTTATTCAGGAATTAGAAGGTCTGTTTAAAGGTGCCGGCTGGAATGTAATTAAACTGCTTTGGGGAAAGCAATGGGATAAACTTATTGAAAAGGATAAAACCGGAAAACTCCTCAAGAAACTGGGCAAACTTACCGATGGACAACTTCAAAAATACGCTTATAGCGACGGAGAATTTTTGCGGAAAGATTTGTTTGAAAGTGATAAAGACCTAAAGAAGTTAGTTGAAAATTATTCTGATGAAGAATTGGGGAATTTTAAGCGTGGTGGCCACGATTCAGAAAAAATATACAATGCCTATAAAGTAGCATTAGAAACAAAGGAAAAACCCAGTATTATTTTAGCTCAAACCGTTAAAGGTTATGGCCAGGGCAGTGCCGGTGAGGCCAGTAATGTTTCGCATAAAACCAAAAAATTCAACAAAGAGCAGCTGGGAGAATTTAGAGACTTTTTTAAGGTGCCGGTTTCAGATAAAGACCTGGAAAAAATTCCATTTATAAAACCAAAAGAAGATAGTGAAGAGTTAAAATACATTGAGAAAAAACGAAAAGACCTTGGTGGTTTTATTCCGCAGCGAAAAGACAGAAGCTCAAAATTAAAGGCTCCTGATGTGAAAATCTTTGAAAGTTTTTTAGAAGGATCGGGCGAAGATGAAGTGGCTACTACTATGGCCATGGTGCAGATCTTAAGCAAATTGATGAAGGATAAAAATTTAGGAAAATTGATCGTACCAATTATTCCCGATGAATCCCGAACTTTTGGAATGGAATCTCTTTTTAGACAAGCCGGAATATACGCCCCGCATGGGCAAAAATATGATCCGGTAGATGAAGAAAGTTTGCTCTATTATAAGGAAGCCAAAAATGGCGCAATAATGGAAGAAGGGATTACCGAATCTGGTTGTATGGCCGAATTTATTGCGGCAGGAACTACTTACTTAACCCATGGTATCAATACCATTCCGTTTTATTTTTTCTATTCCATGTTTGGTTTTCAAAGAACCGGCGATCTAATGTGGGCTGCGGCAGATGCAGGTGCAAAAGGTTTTCTTATGGGCGGTATTTCAGGGAGAACCAGTATTCCGGGAGAAGGTTTACAACATCAGGATGGTCAAAGTCATTTATACGCGTTGGCGTTTCCTAATTTAAAAGCTTATGATCCCGCTTTTGCTTACGAACTGGCTGTTATTGTAGAAGAAGGGATTAAGGCCATGTATATAGAAAACAAAGACCTGTTCTATTATATCACCATAGGTAACGATACCTATCCTATGCCCGAAATGCCGGATGATGTGAATCGGGAAGCCATTATTAACGGACTTTACAAATTCAGAAAATCTAAAACACGTAAAAAGAAAAAGAAGGCGCATTTATTTGGTAGCGGTGCAATTATGAAAGAGGTATTGGAAGCCGCTGAAATTTTGGAAGATAAATTTGATGTGGGTGCAGATATCTGGAGTATTACGAGTTATAAAAATCTGTACGATAATGCTATTGATACCGAACGTAGCAACCGTCTAAAAGGGCAGGTGAATAAGGAAGAAAATTATATAGAACAACAACTTCAAGGTGAACAGGGAACTTTTGTAGCCGCTTCAGATTTTGTAAAGGCGCTTCCCGAAAGCCTTGCTTCCTATTTTCCCGATGAGCTTATTAGCTTGGGTGCCGATGGGTTCGGCAGGAGTGATAATAGGGAAGCTCTGCGTGCTTTCTTCGAGATCGATGCTTCACATATTGCTTATGCAGCCTTATATGGCCTTGCTAAACAAAATCAAATTAGCATGGAAGAATTGAAAAAAGCAGCTAAAAAATTAAATATAGATCCACAAAAGACCAATCCAAGAACGGCTTAA
- a CDS encoding acyl-CoA dehydrogenase family protein, which translates to MIEEQMQQELKKLCFGKNLFPEKVLSWIQRENLWNIWVPKNYGGLEFSLSEGLSKLQELARIDGSLGWTVTLCSGANYFIGNLEPAAAKEIFQDSKTTILGGSGGVFGTAEKIGDDYKISGTWRYATGANYLTHFTLNAEIQEDGKPLKNKDGSPKILSFVLPREEVEIIEDWNSMGLKASTTHSFKVENVLVPQRFSFIYNEFYQLQDIFKIPFSVFADLTLWVNYIGMAEHYLAGARELKPDKNLNSLDDDLSISNLKVVEYAKEIESKINSNVDINSEYIAEVHAVASNSVKSISKNMIEIFPHLGIKASRNDEPLNQIFCDYFTATQHHIFTK; encoded by the coding sequence ATGATAGAAGAGCAGATGCAACAAGAACTGAAAAAACTATGTTTTGGGAAAAACCTTTTTCCTGAAAAAGTTTTAAGCTGGATCCAGCGAGAAAACCTTTGGAATATATGGGTGCCTAAAAATTATGGGGGACTCGAATTCTCGTTATCTGAAGGGCTTTCTAAACTTCAGGAACTGGCCAGAATTGATGGTAGCCTGGGCTGGACGGTAACTTTATGTAGTGGCGCCAATTACTTTATAGGAAACCTGGAACCAGCAGCTGCGAAGGAGATCTTTCAAGATTCAAAAACCACTATTTTAGGCGGAAGCGGTGGCGTTTTTGGGACAGCTGAAAAAATTGGTGATGATTATAAAATTTCCGGAACCTGGCGTTATGCCACAGGCGCAAATTATTTAACGCATTTTACATTGAATGCTGAAATACAGGAAGATGGTAAACCATTAAAAAACAAAGATGGGTCGCCCAAAATACTTTCGTTTGTGCTTCCCCGGGAAGAGGTGGAAATCATCGAAGATTGGAATAGTATGGGATTAAAAGCTTCGACTACCCATTCTTTTAAAGTGGAAAATGTTTTAGTTCCTCAGCGCTTCAGTTTTATCTACAATGAATTTTACCAGCTTCAAGATATCTTTAAAATTCCGTTTTCGGTATTTGCCGATCTTACGCTTTGGGTGAATTATATTGGTATGGCAGAACATTACCTGGCCGGTGCTCGCGAACTTAAGCCCGATAAAAATCTGAATTCTTTAGATGATGATCTTTCCATTTCCAATCTAAAAGTTGTGGAGTACGCTAAAGAAATTGAAAGCAAGATCAATTCAAACGTGGACATTAATTCAGAATATATTGCAGAAGTCCATGCTGTGGCTTCAAATTCAGTAAAAAGCATTTCAAAGAATATGATTGAAATATTCCCTCATCTCGGAATAAAAGCAAGCAGAAATGATGAGCCACTAAACCAAATTTTCTGCGATTATTTTACGGCAACACAGCATCATATATTCACGAAATAA
- the pnuC gene encoding nicotinamide riboside transporter PnuC translates to MIEDFFTQLTWLQAIGTTFGVVQVLLARKNNIDNYLFGIVSILISLWVLYQSKLYADIILNLYYLVMSIYGWFFWKFGKEKEETPISYSSKLEHLKALGIVLVCFTGMSYWLRFHTNSDVPLWDAGVSAFAWAGMWLMAKRKMENWIFLNISNAISIPLLIYKELYIYAGLTIFLFIVGTSGYFKWRKIIKNHNGEFAPAQ, encoded by the coding sequence ATGATAGAGGACTTCTTTACACAACTTACCTGGTTACAAGCTATAGGAACTACTTTTGGAGTGGTTCAGGTTTTACTGGCAAGAAAAAACAATATCGATAATTATTTATTTGGGATTGTTTCTATTCTTATAAGCCTCTGGGTACTTTACCAGTCTAAACTTTATGCCGATATCATTTTAAACCTGTATTACCTGGTGATGAGTATTTACGGATGGTTTTTTTGGAAATTTGGGAAGGAGAAAGAAGAAACCCCAATTTCATATTCCAGTAAATTAGAGCATTTAAAGGCCCTCGGAATTGTTTTGGTTTGTTTCACAGGAATGAGTTACTGGCTTAGATTCCATACTAATTCTGATGTTCCTCTTTGGGATGCCGGGGTGAGCGCTTTCGCCTGGGCCGGGATGTGGCTTATGGCCAAAAGAAAAATGGAGAACTGGATCTTTTTAAATATCAGCAATGCTATTTCCATTCCTTTACTTATTTACAAAGAATTATACATATATGCCGGTTTGACGATCTTCCTGTTTATAGTAGGCACTTCGGGATATTTTAAGTGGCGAAAAATTATTAAAAATCATAACGGGGAATTTGCTCCAGCCCAATAA
- a CDS encoding DUF1028 domain-containing protein, translating into MKQFLLFTVLLFISILNSKAQNPEISGDAFAHTYSIVARDAKTGEMAVGVQSHWFSVGPLVAWGKSGVGVVATQSFVNPAFGPEGLKLLHEGYTPEEAIETLINNDEGRAFRQLAILGKSGKNAAYTGENCVAEALHITGDNFSVQANMMLNDQVVPEMAKAFTENVNLPLAERVVAVLKAAQKAGGDIRGKQSAALIVVGPDKVEEVWKDKKIDLRVDDHENPIEELDRLLKTARAYEFMNRGDLAMEEGNVEKALEQYGTAESMFPENLEMRFWKAVALANSDRLQEAKQIFDRIFDEDENWRTMLKRLPKAGLIDVSEEELEMLTRQSSKN; encoded by the coding sequence ATGAAGCAATTTTTACTCTTTACTGTTTTACTATTTATCTCAATTTTAAATAGTAAAGCCCAAAATCCTGAAATTAGCGGAGACGCTTTTGCACATACCTATTCTATTGTAGCCCGCGATGCTAAAACCGGTGAAATGGCAGTGGGCGTTCAAAGTCATTGGTTTTCGGTTGGGCCTCTGGTAGCCTGGGGAAAATCTGGAGTTGGCGTGGTTGCCACGCAGTCTTTTGTAAATCCTGCTTTTGGTCCCGAAGGCCTTAAACTTTTACACGAAGGCTACACCCCGGAAGAAGCTATAGAAACACTTATTAATAACGATGAAGGTCGCGCTTTTCGGCAATTAGCCATTCTTGGAAAATCTGGGAAAAATGCAGCTTATACCGGCGAAAATTGTGTAGCTGAAGCCCTGCATATTACCGGAGATAATTTTTCGGTTCAAGCCAATATGATGCTTAATGATCAGGTAGTTCCTGAAATGGCAAAAGCCTTTACCGAAAATGTAAATCTGCCTTTAGCCGAAAGAGTCGTAGCCGTTTTGAAAGCTGCTCAAAAAGCAGGTGGAGATATCCGCGGAAAACAATCGGCAGCTTTAATCGTGGTTGGTCCCGATAAAGTTGAAGAAGTTTGGAAAGATAAGAAAATAGACCTGAGAGTAGATGACCACGAAAATCCTATAGAAGAACTGGACAGACTGCTAAAAACTGCAAGAGCTTACGAATTTATGAACCGTGGCGATCTGGCTATGGAAGAAGGAAATGTAGAAAAAGCTTTGGAGCAATACGGCACTGCTGAAAGTATGTTCCCGGAAAACCTGGAAATGCGTTTCTGGAAAGCGGTGGCTCTTGCTAATAGCGATCGTTTACAAGAAGCGAAACAAATTTTTGATAGAATTTTTGATGAAGACGAAAACTGGAGAACAATGCTGAAGCGTTTGCCAAAAGCCGGACTTATAGATGTGAGCGAAGAGGAACTGGAAATGCTCACCAGGCAATCTTCTAAGAATTAG
- a CDS encoding M20/M25/M40 family metallo-hydrolase: MKKNLRSLFSLFLVAGALQVQAQEEMVDEIVKEANENSKLEELAHEMVDVVGPRLVGTPQMKNAHDWAVKKYDSWGISAENQEYGTWRGWERGITHIDLVEPRVRTLSGRQLAWSPSTGKKGVTAEVVILPEAADSTAFAEMLSSVKGKFVMISVNEPTGRPPYNWEEWATEKSWKKMQESIKETDSLWRNRIQNTGYGYRELPKALEEAGAAGIVTSNWSHGFGANKVFGAYTDDIPTIDLALEDYGLLYRLAENNNAPKIKVVAQSKDLGEVPTFNTIARIEGSEKPEEYVILSAHFDSWDGGTGATDNATGTMVMMETMRILKKLYPNPKRTIIAGHWGSEEQGLNGSRAFVKDNPEIVANVQALFNQDNGTGRVKNISGQGFLHAYDYIGSWLEPVPQEIKSEIETSFPGTPSSGGTDHASFVAAGAPAFMLRSLNWSYWDYTWHTNLDTYDKIVFDDVRSNVILTAIMTYMASEDPETTSRERAVLPINRRTGEQMTWPEPRDAERKGGLD, from the coding sequence ATGAAGAAAAACTTACGTTCACTTTTTAGTTTATTCCTTGTGGCCGGTGCATTACAGGTGCAGGCGCAAGAAGAAATGGTAGACGAAATTGTAAAGGAAGCCAATGAAAATTCGAAATTAGAAGAACTTGCCCACGAAATGGTAGATGTGGTTGGACCACGATTGGTGGGAACCCCACAAATGAAAAACGCACACGACTGGGCGGTAAAAAAATATGATAGCTGGGGGATTTCAGCCGAAAATCAGGAGTATGGAACCTGGCGAGGTTGGGAACGCGGAATTACCCATATAGACCTTGTAGAACCAAGAGTGAGAACCTTAAGTGGGCGACAATTGGCCTGGAGCCCTTCTACAGGAAAAAAGGGAGTGACTGCCGAGGTAGTTATTTTACCTGAAGCTGCAGACTCTACTGCGTTTGCCGAAATGCTTTCTTCGGTTAAAGGAAAATTCGTGATGATATCGGTAAACGAACCTACAGGGAGGCCTCCATATAACTGGGAAGAATGGGCTACCGAAAAATCCTGGAAAAAGATGCAGGAAAGTATCAAGGAAACCGATTCTCTTTGGAGAAATCGAATCCAAAACACTGGTTATGGTTATCGTGAATTGCCAAAAGCTTTGGAAGAAGCCGGTGCAGCAGGTATTGTGACTTCTAACTGGTCTCACGGGTTTGGTGCGAATAAGGTTTTTGGTGCTTATACCGATGATATTCCCACTATAGATCTAGCTCTTGAAGATTATGGTTTGCTTTATCGTTTAGCCGAAAATAATAACGCTCCGAAAATAAAAGTAGTTGCCCAATCTAAAGATCTGGGTGAAGTGCCAACCTTTAATACCATAGCCAGAATTGAAGGTAGCGAAAAGCCTGAAGAATATGTTATTCTTTCAGCGCATTTTGATTCCTGGGATGGTGGAACCGGCGCAACCGATAATGCCACCGGAACTATGGTGATGATGGAAACGATGCGAATCCTTAAAAAACTGTATCCAAACCCTAAACGAACTATTATTGCTGGGCATTGGGGTAGTGAAGAGCAGGGACTTAATGGTTCTCGTGCTTTTGTAAAGGACAACCCGGAAATTGTAGCCAATGTTCAGGCCCTATTTAACCAGGATAACGGAACCGGAAGAGTGAAAAATATTAGCGGGCAGGGATTTTTGCACGCCTATGATTATATTGGAAGTTGGTTAGAACCTGTTCCACAGGAAATAAAAAGTGAGATTGAAACTTCTTTCCCTGGAACTCCTTCCAGCGGCGGAACTGATCATGCTTCTTTTGTGGCCGCCGGAGCGCCTGCATTTATGTTAAGATCTTTAAACTGGTCTTACTGGGACTATACCTGGCATACCAATTTAGATACCTATGATAAGATTGTTTTTGATGATGTACGCAGTAATGTGATCTTAACCGCAATTATGACCTATATGGCGAGCGAGGATCCTGAAACTACCTCAAGAGAAAGAGCTGTTTTACCAATTAACAGAAGAACAGGCGAACAAATGACCTGGCCTGAACCAAGAGATGCTGAGCGAAAAGGCGGATTAGATTAA